The DNA window GCCGCACGACCGGATGTTCGGCGGGTAAGTACCTCCCGGGATGTAGCTGTGCAAGGTCCCGCCCTTCTTCGCCTCTTCGGAGCCGAGTTCCGGCTGGTCCATTCCGAACTCCCACTCGAGATCTGCCGGCAGATCCTCAACCGACTTCCTTTGGAAGAAGTCCGGATCCCTGAGCCGCTCGCGTGTTTCGTCGAGAAGCTGCTCGGCCTCCTTGCGCTCGGCGTCGGTGAGCTCGCCCTTCAAGGCTTCCTCGAAGTCCGCGACGCGCTTGCCCAGATCCGCCCGGGTCTTCTCGTTGTAGCGCTCGTAGAACTTCATCCGCTCCTCCGTGCAATCGTACGGAGGATACTCGTCAGACGCTTCCCGGCAGGCTCCGAGCAGCAGCGGCAGCGCGGAGAGGAGAAGCCATGGAAGACGTCGCATCATTGGTAGGTCGTGAATTTCTTGGGATCGAAGGCTTCGCGGATCGCTTCGCCAACGAAGGTGATCAGCAACAGCAGGGTCACCATGATCGCGAACACCGAGCTGACGATCCACGGGGAACCGAGGTTCTCAACCCCGTCGTTCAGCACCCGGCCCCAGCTCGGATACGAGTCCGGAACCCCGAAACCAAGGAAGTCGAGGGCCGTCAGGGCGGCGATCACCGACGACACGCTGAAGGGAACAAGCGTGACGATCGTCGAGATCGCGTTCGGCAGGATGTGGCGGAAGATCACGCGGCCGGTGCCGGCACCGAGAACCTTCGCGGCACTGGCGTAGTCGCGCGCCTTCTCCTTGTAGGTCGAGGTCCGAAGATACACCGCGATCTGGATCCACGAGAAGATGCAGAAAACCAGCAGGATGGTGCCGAGCGTGATGTTGTCGCGGCCGATGTTGTTGCAGATGATCATCACCACCAGCAGGAAGGGCACGTTGCTCATGACCTCCATGATCCGCTGCATGACGAGGTCGTAGACGCCGCCGAAGTAGCCCATCAGGCAACCGAAGGTGATCCCGATGCCGTAGGTCAGGGCGAGGTAGATGATGGCCGCCTTGAAGATCACCTGCAGACCTCCGTAGAGCTGCGCGGCGATGTCCCAGCCCTTCTTGTCGGTGCCGAGGAAGTGCTTCCGCTGAAGGCTCGGCGGCAGCGGCGGATAGATGCGGCGGACCCAACCGCCCTCCTCCGCCAGCTCGGCGTTGTCCGGCACGGTGGTTTCGACCAGCCGTCCGTCCTCCCACTTCTCGCGACCGACCGGATCGCCATCGACATCGAAGACCTCGACATCCCACCGCAGCCGGCCTTCGCGCACCCGGCCGGAGCGCATCACCTTCGTCGGGTCGTCCTTCTGGTGCTGGTAGGCGTAGCCGTTGTAAGCCGTCTTGCCGTCCGGACGCGAAATCAGCCCGTCAATGATCGGAAGCGACAGCTCCATCTCATCATCGGAATCGAAAGTCGGATCCCATGGCACCGGGGCGAGGATCACCACGGCATCGGTATCCGATAGCCGCTCCTTGAGCTCGCGGTAGTTCGTCTCCTCCTCCCCTTCGGCACCGAAGAAGTGGGCGGGGTAGCGGTGGTCGACGAAGGCCGGGAAGTGCCACTCACCTTGGTATCGCACGGCCAGGGCTCGCTTTCCGACCAGCAACTGGTCGAGCATCGCAAGCACGAGCAGCACGATGAGGATCCGGAAGGAAACATAGCCCCGCCCGATCGAACGGAAGCGCTCCATCCGGCGCAACGTCAGCGGATTCCATTGGAAACCGCCGCCGAACGCCAGCAGCAGCATTCCCGCGATCAGGAGCAGCGAACTGAAGGTGATGCCGAAGATCTCCGCCCTCCACATTTCGAACCACGAGTCATTCGCCTTGTTCGGATCTCCGTCGAAGGAATAGAACCACCGCAGGCTAGGCAGCTCGAGACCGCAGAAGTGGGCTGCCGTCGCGGCGATCGCCACGAGGGCCAGAAGCAGGCCGATTTTGCGGGGAAACGTCATCTCACTTGTAGCTCACTCGGGGATCGACCAAGGCCACGCAGAAGTCGGAGATGACATTGCCCAGAAGCATCAGCAGGGCCGACACGAAGAGCACGCCCATCGTTACCGGGCGGTCGAACTCAAGCAGCGCGCTGAACCCGAGCAGGCCGAAGCCGTTGATGTCGAACACCCGTTCGATCAGCAGGCTGCCCGCGACGAAGATAGTCAGGTTCGCCCCGAAGGTGGTTGCGATCGGGATGATCGAGTTGCGGAACGCGTGCCGGAAGACCGCGACCCGGAAGCCGGTTCCCTTGGCGATGGCCGTCCGCACGTAGTCCGCGGCGAGGTTATCCATCAGGTTGTTCTTCATCAGCAGCGTCATCATCGCGAACGAACCGATGAGATAGCATGCGAGGGGCAGGACGCCGTGGTAGGCAAGGTCGTTGACCTTGCCGAGGAACGACAGGCTTTCGAAGTTATCGCTGGTGAACCCCCCGAGCGGGAACCACCGCATCTTGGCGGCCAGATAGACCACCAGCAGCGCGCCTAGGGCGTAACCGGGAATGGCGTAGCCGGCGAAGACCAGAACAGACGAGAAGTTGTCGAGCCAGCTCCGGTGTTTGATCCCTTTCAGAACACCGAGCGGAAGACAAATGCCGTAGATGAGCACCATCGCGATTCCTCCGTAGAAGAGCGACACAGGCATCCGCTGGACGATCATCTGCCAGACCGGATCCTGGTATTTCTGGGAGTAACCGAGGCTTCCTTGGAACAGGCCGGCGAACTTCGGCTTGTACAGCACCGCCCGGTAGTTCGGCATGCTGCCGATTTCCACACCCTTCACCCATTTCTCCCACCGGCGCGCCTGATCCTCCGGTGTCAGCAGCCGCACCCGCCAGGCCGAGGTGTCCACCCCCTCCTGGGGCACGATCTCCGGTTGTCCCCCGGAACCCTTGCTGACGGTTACCTCGTGGACGGTACCCGGCAGCGGAATGATCACCTCATCGGATCCGTCGGGGAACTCCCTGCCAATCGTCTCGATATCCCGGGGCAACATGCCCAGCCACTCGAAGTAGCCTCGGAAGATCCCTTTGTGCTCGTCGTACTCCTCCTCGATCTCGAGCACCTGCGAGGCGCTCAGCGAAGCTCCGGCCTCGGCCCGGCTGCGCTTCGAGTCGCCACTGCCCATGAGCCGCGATAGAGCCTGCTCGACCGGCCCGCCGGGTGTCAGACGCATGATGGAGTAGACCAGCAGCGTGATTCCGAACAAGGTGATCGGAACCAGCAGGAGGCGGCGGATGAAATAGGCTTTCAAGCGGTGGGCGAGTCAGGGATCGGCAGCTTCCGGGTGGTTCTAGCGACCCCCTTCCGCCATGCAAGCCCCCTCCATCGGAAAGGACCTGATTCGCCGAATTTGTTGGAAAAGCGGCAAGATCGGCGGCGTTGGTTCCACGTCCTGAACTTTTTCCCTGCCAATTTGGCGCGCCCCTCGCTTAGTTCCCCGCAA is part of the Haloferula helveola genome and encodes:
- a CDS encoding ABC transporter permease subunit, with product MTFPRKIGLLLALVAIAATAAHFCGLELPSLRWFYSFDGDPNKANDSWFEMWRAEIFGITFSSLLLIAGMLLLAFGGGFQWNPLTLRRMERFRSIGRGYVSFRILIVLLVLAMLDQLLVGKRALAVRYQGEWHFPAFVDHRYPAHFFGAEGEEETNYRELKERLSDTDAVVILAPVPWDPTFDSDDEMELSLPIIDGLISRPDGKTAYNGYAYQHQKDDPTKVMRSGRVREGRLRWDVEVFDVDGDPVGREKWEDGRLVETTVPDNAELAEEGGWVRRIYPPLPPSLQRKHFLGTDKKGWDIAAQLYGGLQVIFKAAIIYLALTYGIGITFGCLMGYFGGVYDLVMQRIMEVMSNVPFLLVVMIICNNIGRDNITLGTILLVFCIFSWIQIAVYLRTSTYKEKARDYASAAKVLGAGTGRVIFRHILPNAISTIVTLVPFSVSSVIAALTALDFLGFGVPDSYPSWGRVLNDGVENLGSPWIVSSVFAIMVTLLLLITFVGEAIREAFDPKKFTTYQ
- a CDS encoding ABC transporter permease subunit, encoding MKAYFIRRLLLVPITLFGITLLVYSIMRLTPGGPVEQALSRLMGSGDSKRSRAEAGASLSASQVLEIEEEYDEHKGIFRGYFEWLGMLPRDIETIGREFPDGSDEVIIPLPGTVHEVTVSKGSGGQPEIVPQEGVDTSAWRVRLLTPEDQARRWEKWVKGVEIGSMPNYRAVLYKPKFAGLFQGSLGYSQKYQDPVWQMIVQRMPVSLFYGGIAMVLIYGICLPLGVLKGIKHRSWLDNFSSVLVFAGYAIPGYALGALLVVYLAAKMRWFPLGGFTSDNFESLSFLGKVNDLAYHGVLPLACYLIGSFAMMTLLMKNNLMDNLAADYVRTAIAKGTGFRVAVFRHAFRNSIIPIATTFGANLTIFVAGSLLIERVFDINGFGLLGFSALLEFDRPVTMGVLFVSALLMLLGNVISDFCVALVDPRVSYK